From one Candidatus Methylacidiphilales bacterium genomic stretch:
- the uvrA gene encoding excinuclease ABC subunit UvrA, whose product MAHDFIRVEGARTHNLKNISLSIPHHKITVLTGPSGSGKSSLAFHTLYAEGQRRYVETFSPYTRQFLDRMPKPDVDRIEGIPPAIAIEQANAVKTSRSTVGTMTEIADYLKLLFPRLAVLYSDDGQQKIHPYTPREAWDELCKAWPERDCIVVFEVKFPRHTPLSEALSFVQTQGFTRVWLDHAVVRIEELLQDASNLNTTLHTLPVVLDRLRVAAENTSRAVEAIEMAYHYGQETVIFLSYDATSRRVGAEKRFTSQWRDPYTGKSYRAPTPEQFTFNHPIGACPRCHGFGRVIEIDYNLALPDRSLSIRQGVVKPFRGEQGAEWQRELLRFCQAHRIDVDAPFNSLPQEVQNLILFGQTDSHTGSSHAQPKSMPSWPGVAGYFRWLETKTYKMHVRVLLSRYRAYLTCPECKGDRFARETLQYKLNHPTTPLTIAEINALPLHQALHYFETLSHTALDEVSLRLTQEIITRLRYLNHIGLGYLHLNRASRTLSGGEIQRVNLTVCLGNSLVNTLFVLDEPTIGLHPHDNDRLISAMRLLRDRGNTLLVVEHDEMVITSADHLIEIGPGSGLEGGQIVAQGTPSEILADPRTLTAQWLRSDRAPTPLSTTTDAPPSDYIRILQAHANNLKHINVDIPLARFVAVTGVSGSGKSTLIHEVLVKNINRVRSGISQAYEGCEALHGAEKIQDLIIVDQSPLTKTPRSNPVIYSGAYEAIRQLFASTDEAIRRGLDASSFSFNSDSGRCPHCQGAGYERVTMQFLADVWIQCPVCNGRRFQNHILQVEYRGRTIDQILDFTVDQSIDFFSKTIRTPLSSHHSNPQSLPRERLLRQKIVQALTALAEVGLGYLKLGQPLNQLSGGEAQRLKLMSHMSGITSPQDDSSESDEDEITENSQPSNSEALDSRSTDHNSLSQARHKLLILDEPTTGLHFREVQLLIQVLRKLVNQGYSLIVIEHQLDLIQSADWIIDLGPGAGEHGGEIVACGTPYDIANHPQSLTGRYLSQRLNKKSSPITLTAPIQLENHINEEPSNSAARKAIILRGAREHNLKNINTQFELGKFHVITGLSGSGKSTLAFDILFAEGQRRYLDSLNVYARQFVEQLSKPDVDQITGLPPSVAIEQRRSRGGAKSTVATVTEIYHFLRLLYAKLGVPHDPDNGEPAQKINPDALVEKILSEIKKKKELTILAPIIKSRKGYHADVAQWAMRNQYPYLRIDGKWIKPTHFKKLDRYVEHTIDVVLGNVSSKKTRIENEKCLREGLLIGNGTIYTLDNQKNETIYSRHWYCPTSGRSFDEPDPRWFSFNSPHGWCPTCEGHGVVGAEELEREIQGEEIRHELVQTCPTCSGERLNAIARAVRLPYGKWGQRERTSLRKGKQKTQESCGPRLPELMRLPLTELQAYLQTISLKGRDARIAADLLKEIHQRLNFLCEVGLDYLTL is encoded by the coding sequence GACGGAAATCGCCGATTATCTAAAACTACTCTTTCCGCGGCTTGCAGTCTTGTATTCTGATGATGGTCAACAAAAAATTCACCCTTACACCCCTCGCGAGGCCTGGGATGAGCTTTGCAAAGCATGGCCTGAAAGAGACTGCATTGTTGTCTTCGAAGTAAAATTTCCTCGACACACCCCATTATCTGAAGCTTTGTCATTTGTTCAAACGCAAGGCTTCACTCGAGTGTGGCTCGATCATGCAGTAGTCCGAATTGAAGAACTTCTCCAAGACGCCTCAAATCTGAATACAACGCTCCACACCCTCCCAGTCGTTCTCGATCGTCTTCGAGTCGCAGCTGAAAATACCTCACGCGCAGTCGAAGCCATCGAGATGGCCTATCACTACGGCCAAGAGACAGTGATTTTCCTTTCCTACGACGCCACAAGTCGGCGCGTAGGGGCTGAAAAACGTTTTACCTCACAATGGCGCGATCCCTACACAGGGAAATCATACCGCGCCCCCACGCCTGAACAATTCACCTTCAATCACCCCATCGGTGCTTGTCCGCGATGTCACGGCTTCGGTCGAGTCATTGAAATCGACTACAACCTTGCCCTCCCCGATCGATCCCTCTCGATTCGACAAGGCGTCGTCAAACCCTTCCGCGGCGAGCAAGGCGCTGAGTGGCAACGCGAGCTGCTTCGTTTCTGCCAAGCACATCGCATCGATGTGGATGCACCGTTCAACAGCCTCCCGCAAGAAGTTCAAAATCTAATTCTCTTTGGTCAAACCGATTCTCATACCGGCTCCAGCCACGCACAGCCCAAATCCATGCCATCGTGGCCCGGAGTTGCAGGTTATTTCCGTTGGCTAGAAACAAAAACTTACAAAATGCACGTTCGCGTCCTACTCTCGCGCTACCGTGCTTATCTCACCTGCCCGGAATGCAAAGGAGACCGATTCGCTCGTGAGACGCTACAATACAAGCTAAATCACCCCACGACGCCACTTACCATCGCCGAAATTAACGCTCTACCTCTTCACCAAGCCCTTCATTATTTTGAGACTCTGTCTCATACAGCTTTGGACGAAGTGTCCCTGCGGTTGACGCAAGAAATCATCACCCGTCTTCGTTATCTCAACCACATCGGTCTCGGCTACCTGCACCTCAACCGCGCATCCCGCACGCTCTCCGGAGGCGAAATCCAACGCGTCAATCTCACCGTTTGCCTCGGCAACTCCCTCGTCAACACCCTCTTCGTTCTCGACGAGCCTACAATCGGTCTGCATCCCCACGATAACGACCGGCTCATCAGCGCTATGCGTCTTCTCCGCGATCGCGGCAATACACTGCTTGTCGTTGAGCACGATGAAATGGTCATCACGTCTGCTGACCACCTCATCGAGATCGGCCCAGGAAGCGGCTTAGAAGGCGGCCAAATCGTCGCGCAAGGCACGCCGTCTGAAATTTTAGCCGACCCTCGCACTCTTACAGCTCAATGGCTCCGATCCGATCGCGCCCCTACACCGCTCTCCACCACAACTGATGCGCCTCCATCGGATTACATCCGTATTCTCCAAGCTCATGCCAACAATCTCAAACACATCAACGTCGATATCCCGTTGGCTCGTTTTGTCGCGGTCACAGGCGTCAGCGGGTCAGGCAAAAGCACTCTCATTCACGAAGTCCTCGTCAAAAACATAAACCGAGTTCGTTCCGGCATCAGCCAAGCTTATGAAGGATGCGAGGCCCTACACGGAGCAGAGAAAATCCAAGATCTCATCATCGTCGATCAATCCCCTCTCACCAAGACTCCACGCTCGAATCCCGTCATCTACAGTGGAGCCTACGAAGCCATACGTCAGCTATTTGCAAGCACCGATGAAGCGATCCGCCGCGGCCTAGATGCCTCCTCGTTCAGCTTTAATAGCGACTCCGGAAGATGTCCGCACTGCCAAGGCGCCGGATATGAACGTGTGACCATGCAATTCCTCGCCGACGTCTGGATTCAATGCCCAGTCTGCAACGGTCGCCGATTTCAAAATCACATCCTGCAAGTAGAATATCGTGGACGAACAATTGATCAAATCCTCGACTTTACCGTTGATCAATCAATCGACTTCTTTTCAAAAACAATCCGCACGCCTCTCTCATCCCACCATTCCAATCCTCAATCTCTTCCTCGTGAACGTCTGCTCAGACAAAAAATAGTTCAAGCCTTGACAGCTCTAGCAGAAGTCGGCCTCGGCTATCTGAAGCTTGGACAGCCCCTCAACCAACTATCTGGCGGCGAAGCCCAACGTCTCAAACTCATGAGCCACATGTCGGGCATAACTTCACCACAAGATGACTCAAGCGAATCCGACGAAGACGAGATAACTGAGAACAGCCAGCCTTCTAACTCCGAAGCCTTAGATTCTCGCTCGACTGATCACAATTCCTTATCCCAAGCCCGTCACAAGCTTCTTATTCTCGATGAGCCAACTACCGGCCTACACTTCCGCGAAGTGCAACTTCTTATTCAAGTCCTACGCAAGCTCGTCAATCAAGGTTACAGCCTCATCGTTATCGAACATCAACTCGACCTCATACAATCCGCAGACTGGATCATAGACCTCGGCCCTGGCGCTGGCGAACACGGCGGAGAGATCGTCGCCTGCGGCACACCCTATGACATAGCAAACCATCCGCAAAGTCTCACCGGCCGCTATCTCTCACAACGTCTTAATAAGAAATCCAGCCCGATCACTCTGACTGCTCCTATTCAGCTCGAAAATCATATCAATGAAGAGCCTTCCAACTCTGCGGCGCGGAAGGCAATCATTTTACGCGGAGCGAGGGAACACAATCTCAAAAATATCAACACACAATTCGAGCTAGGAAAATTTCACGTCATCACAGGCCTGAGCGGCTCAGGTAAATCTACCTTGGCTTTTGACATCCTTTTCGCAGAAGGCCAACGCCGTTATCTCGACAGCTTAAACGTCTATGCGCGTCAATTCGTCGAACAGCTTTCCAAGCCCGATGTGGATCAGATCACAGGTTTGCCGCCCTCCGTAGCAATCGAGCAGCGCCGCTCTCGTGGCGGAGCTAAAAGCACAGTGGCTACAGTGACGGAGATTTATCATTTCCTGCGTCTTCTTTATGCAAAGCTCGGCGTCCCCCATGATCCAGACAATGGAGAGCCTGCCCAAAAAATAAATCCTGACGCACTCGTTGAAAAAATCCTTTCAGAGATCAAAAAGAAAAAAGAGCTCACCATTCTTGCGCCCATTATCAAAAGCAGAAAAGGCTACCATGCAGATGTGGCACAATGGGCGATGCGAAATCAATATCCCTATCTCCGAATCGATGGCAAATGGATCAAGCCGACGCATTTCAAAAAACTCGACCGCTATGTTGAGCATACGATTGACGTCGTGCTCGGCAACGTTTCCTCAAAAAAGACACGCATCGAAAACGAAAAATGCCTCCGGGAAGGTCTGTTAATCGGCAACGGCACGATCTACACCCTTGATAATCAAAAAAACGAAACGATTTACAGTCGCCATTGGTATTGCCCAACGAGTGGGCGCTCCTTCGATGAGCCTGACCCGCGCTGGTTTTCGTTTAATAGTCCACACGGATGGTGTCCAACATGCGAAGGGCACGGTGTCGTAGGTGCTGAAGAACTAGAACGTGAGATTCAAGGGGAAGAGATTAGGCATGAATTGGTTCAAACTTGCCCGACCTGCAGCGGAGAGAGATTGAATGCGATAGCTCGCGCTGTCCGACTTCCTTATGGAAAATGGGGTCAGCGAGAAAGAACTTCGCTACGCAAGGGAAAACAAAAAACACAGGAGAGTTGCGGTCCGCGATTGCCCGAGTTGATGAGACTGCCGCTTACAGAGTTGCAAGCGTATCTTCAGACTATCTCTCTCAAAGGACGCGATGCTCGCATTGCTGCAGATTTATTGAAAGAGATTCATCAACGGCTGAATTTTCTCTGCGAGGTAGGATTAGACTATCTCACCCTTG